A portion of the Corynebacterium occultum genome contains these proteins:
- a CDS encoding serine/threonine-protein kinase, with translation MTNENNGEDTTGRERLQGLIGEDYRLQWIIGHGGMSTVWLADDMVHEREVAIKVLRPEFSDNREFLDRFRNEAIAAESIDSENVVRTYDFREIPDPAGHTFCFIAMEYVRGESLADLLAREGGLHEALALDVMEQAAHGLAVIHRMGLVHRDIKPGNMMVTQNGQVKITDFGIAKAAAAVPLTRTGMVVGTAQYVSPEQAQGQTVSASSDVYSLGVVGYEMLSGKRPFTGDSSVSVVIAHINQAPPALPTSVSAQARELIGISLRKDPGTRFADGNELALAVAAVRNGSRPPQPKSAAMARRAPEPSPSASTVALGNVAQPTMLGIRAAQGPVVPGQGAPRPVAPAAIAPARPIRGSGGGGFLTGLLIAMGLAAAAAGGIYLAANGAFDRDEETTFPPSPEVVTEYITPTEEQPGTVTSPDWDPVPQPTPTREPSETRETRPDTTQPPTSAPSSTRDVPPPTLETLPSSTAPAPSPGNGTGGNGNGGGGDGDSGAGTTEMPQSAPEVSSPAVSPREPGADNLDRDLPGGLNDMMEGGAL, from the coding sequence ATGACGAATGAGAATAATGGTGAGGACACCACCGGCCGGGAACGTCTCCAGGGTCTGATCGGTGAGGACTACCGTCTGCAGTGGATCATCGGGCATGGTGGCATGTCGACGGTCTGGTTGGCGGATGACATGGTCCATGAGCGGGAGGTCGCCATCAAGGTGCTCCGCCCGGAATTTTCCGATAACCGGGAGTTTCTCGATCGTTTCCGCAATGAGGCGATCGCGGCGGAGTCCATCGACTCCGAGAATGTGGTCCGCACCTATGATTTCCGGGAGATCCCGGACCCGGCCGGCCACACCTTCTGTTTCATCGCGATGGAATATGTCCGCGGTGAGTCCCTGGCGGATCTGCTGGCCCGGGAGGGTGGTCTCCATGAGGCATTGGCCCTGGATGTGATGGAGCAGGCGGCGCACGGTCTGGCGGTGATCCACCGGATGGGTCTGGTGCACCGTGACATCAAGCCGGGCAACATGATGGTCACCCAGAACGGTCAGGTGAAGATCACCGATTTCGGTATCGCCAAAGCGGCGGCCGCGGTGCCGCTGACCCGGACCGGCATGGTCGTCGGCACCGCCCAGTACGTGTCCCCGGAGCAGGCGCAGGGACAGACGGTGAGTGCCTCTTCGGATGTGTACTCCCTCGGCGTGGTCGGTTATGAGATGCTCTCCGGAAAGCGCCCCTTCACCGGTGATTCTTCGGTGTCGGTGGTCATCGCCCACATCAACCAGGCCCCGCCGGCGCTGCCCACCTCGGTCAGCGCGCAGGCCCGGGAGCTGATCGGTATTTCACTGCGCAAGGATCCCGGCACCCGTTTCGCGGATGGTAATGAACTGGCGTTGGCGGTGGCGGCGGTGCGTAATGGCAGCCGGCCGCCGCAGCCGAAGTCGGCGGCGATGGCCCGGCGCGCCCCGGAGCCTTCCCCTTCCGCCTCGACGGTGGCCTTGGGCAATGTCGCCCAGCCGACGATGCTGGGGATCCGCGCCGCGCAGGGCCCGGTGGTGCCGGGTCAGGGTGCTCCCCGGCCGGTGGCCCCGGCGGCGATCGCCCCGGCCCGGCCGATACGGGGTTCGGGGGGCGGGGGTTTCCTCACCGGTCTGTTGATCGCGATGGGTTTGGCGGCTGCCGCGGCGGGTGGGATCTACCTGGCGGCCAATGGTGCCTTCGACCGGGATGAGGAAACCACCTTCCCCCCCTCCCCGGAGGTGGTGACGGAATACATCACCCCCACTGAGGAGCAGCCCGGCACGGTGACTTCCCCGGACTGGGATCCGGTGCCTCAGCCGACCCCCACCCGGGAACCGAGCGAGACGCGGGAGACCCGGCCGGACACCACCCAGCCGCCGACTTCCGCACCCAGTTCGACCAGGGATGTGCCCCCACCAACCCTGGAGACCCTGCCCTCCAGCACCGCGCCGGCTCCCTCCCCCGGGAATGGAACCGGTGGTAACGGAAATGGTGGCGGCGGCGACGGAGATTCGGGTGCCGGAACAACGGAGATGCCGCAGAGCGCCCCGGAGGTTTCCTCCCCTGCGGTTTCCCCCCGGGAACCAGGTGCAGACAACCTCGACCGGGATCTTCCCGGCGGGCTCAATGACATGATGGAAGGCGGTGCGCTGTGA
- a CDS encoding DUF3662 and FHA domain-containing protein, with amino-acid sequence MSMLGRFAKLDSALQRGLDNSFALVFGGRVVPPEIEELLKQEAEDNIFQREDELIEAPNVYSVSVSEKDFLNLSGQNPELPMSFADQMYRYCRNHGWALVGPVVVTISLDAGMRTGQLKVSSTSSPQPASQSGFDETELDRQPAADDSPAAQEGPAWAGPESQNAPPSASVPPVGGGSVFPVAPGSVYPSVHAGEGQSPEESENMSFSGHQEARSNANTEHMEAQTPGGGQQVSAGSGPKVSLLLQDGSSRTYLVHEGSNIIGRSNDVDFRLPDTGVSRQHAEVTWDGRDAVLVDLQSTNGTTVNDTPVENWLLADGDVITMGHSHIEVRITGL; translated from the coding sequence ATGTCCATGTTGGGGCGTTTTGCCAAGCTTGATAGTGCCCTGCAGCGCGGCCTCGACAATAGCTTCGCCCTGGTCTTCGGTGGTCGTGTCGTGCCGCCGGAGATTGAGGAACTTCTGAAGCAGGAGGCCGAGGACAATATCTTCCAGCGGGAAGATGAACTCATCGAGGCCCCCAATGTCTACAGCGTGAGTGTGAGTGAGAAGGACTTCCTGAATCTTTCGGGTCAGAACCCGGAGTTGCCGATGTCTTTCGCCGACCAAATGTACCGCTACTGCCGTAACCACGGTTGGGCGCTGGTCGGTCCGGTGGTGGTCACCATCAGTCTGGATGCCGGTATGCGTACCGGCCAGCTGAAGGTGTCCTCAACCTCCTCGCCGCAGCCGGCGTCGCAAAGCGGTTTCGATGAAACCGAGTTGGATCGCCAGCCTGCCGCCGATGACTCCCCAGCAGCACAGGAGGGGCCCGCTTGGGCGGGTCCGGAGAGTCAGAATGCTCCCCCTTCTGCATCAGTTCCCCCGGTTGGCGGAGGTTCGGTTTTCCCGGTTGCACCGGGTAGCGTCTACCCTTCTGTCCATGCCGGGGAGGGACAATCCCCCGAAGAAAGTGAGAACATGAGCTTTTCCGGTCATCAGGAAGCACGAAGCAACGCCAACACCGAACACATGGAGGCGCAGACCCCGGGTGGGGGTCAGCAGGTGTCCGCGGGTTCCGGCCCAAAGGTGAGTCTGCTGCTGCAGGACGGTTCCAGCCGGACCTACCTGGTCCATGAGGGTTCCAACATCATCGGACGTAGCAATGATGTTGACTTCCGCCTGCCGGACACCGGGGTTTCCCGCCAGCATGCCGAGGTTACCTGGGATGGCCGGGATGCGGTTCTGGTTGATCTGCAGTCCACCAATGGAACCACCGTCAATGACACTCCGGTGGAAAACTGGTTGTTGGCGGACGGCGATGTGATCACCATGGGTCATTCTCATATCGAAGTTCGCATCACCGGGCTCTGA
- a CDS encoding protein phosphatase 2C domain-containing protein translates to MTLRLDFAAASDRGLVRGNNEDSAYAGPRLLALADGMGGHAAGEIASQIMISHLQVLDADPGDNDMLALLGGMADDANLAIAEHVRQHPETDGMGTTLSALMFNGTTLGLCHVGDSRGYRLRDGILEQLTVDDTFVQSLVTEGKLDPEDVSTHPQRSLILKAYTGRPVDPTLMTLEPRVGDRLLLCSDGLSDPVTHSTIETTLSTGTPAEAATRLVELALRSGGPDNVTVIIADVVEDPNAETTRALQSQPMTVGALNGIQEDEPRPDTAAGRAAAIARRPQTISPSGQSQPQALGGTPEPPAAADEEEDHTPGESSSPSRKLIPLIIVLVLLAALAGGGWWAVKKVQENYYVATAAEDRIGIWKGVNYSVFGRELNEEYQLACINEQGGLKMVSPGDQGDCEPFNLDDLPESTRNSVSGLPSGTYDEVLEQMQRLAGSALPVCVTREGAEAEPAPQDAENSESAAPAAQANSGDRNTPGVDCREVGVR, encoded by the coding sequence GTGACCCTTCGACTGGATTTTGCCGCCGCTTCGGATCGCGGCCTGGTGCGTGGCAATAATGAGGACTCGGCTTATGCCGGCCCCCGCCTATTGGCCTTGGCTGATGGCATGGGTGGGCATGCGGCGGGCGAGATCGCCTCGCAGATCATGATCAGTCATCTGCAGGTGCTTGATGCCGACCCCGGTGACAATGACATGCTCGCCCTCCTGGGCGGGATGGCGGATGACGCCAACCTCGCCATCGCCGAGCATGTGCGCCAGCACCCCGAGACCGATGGCATGGGCACCACACTCTCCGCGTTGATGTTCAACGGCACCACCCTGGGGCTCTGCCATGTGGGTGACTCCCGTGGTTACCGGCTGCGGGACGGCATCCTGGAGCAGCTCACCGTCGATGACACTTTCGTGCAGTCCCTGGTAACCGAGGGCAAGCTCGACCCGGAGGATGTTTCCACCCACCCCCAGCGTTCCCTGATCCTCAAGGCCTACACCGGACGCCCCGTGGATCCGACTCTGATGACCCTGGAACCGCGCGTCGGGGACCGCCTGTTGCTCTGCTCTGATGGTCTCTCGGATCCGGTCACCCACTCCACCATCGAAACCACTCTCTCCACCGGCACCCCGGCTGAGGCCGCGACCCGTCTGGTGGAGCTGGCTCTGCGTTCCGGTGGTCCGGACAATGTCACGGTGATCATCGCCGATGTGGTTGAGGATCCGAATGCGGAAACCACCCGGGCCCTGCAGTCCCAGCCGATGACCGTCGGTGCCCTCAACGGAATACAGGAGGATGAGCCTCGCCCGGATACCGCGGCGGGCCGGGCAGCTGCCATCGCGCGCCGCCCCCAGACCATCTCCCCCAGCGGCCAGTCCCAGCCGCAGGCGTTGGGTGGCACCCCGGAACCTCCGGCGGCCGCCGATGAAGAGGAGGATCACACACCAGGGGAATCCTCTTCCCCCAGCCGTAAGCTGATCCCCCTGATCATCGTGCTGGTGCTGCTGGCCGCCCTGGCAGGTGGTGGTTGGTGGGCCGTGAAGAAGGTTCAGGAGAACTACTACGTGGCCACCGCCGCCGAGGACCGGATCGGGATCTGGAAGGGCGTGAACTACTCGGTCTTCGGCCGGGAACTCAATGAGGAATACCAGCTGGCCTGCATCAATGAGCAGGGTGGCTTGAAGATGGTCTCCCCTGGCGATCAGGGTGACTGTGAGCCTTTCAACCTGGATGACCTCCCCGAATCAACCCGGAATTCGGTGTCGGGTCTTCCCAGCGGCACCTATGACGAGGTGTTGGAGCAGATGCAGCGTCTGGCTGGTTCTGCCCTGCCGGTGTGTGTCACCCGGGAAGGTGCTGAAGCGGAACCGGCACCCCAGGATGCTGAGAACAGCGAAAGCGCCGCGCCTGCGGCCCAAGCAAATAGTGGGGATCGAAACACCCCCGGAGTCGACTGCCGGGAGGTGGGTGTGAGATGA
- a CDS encoding FHA domain-containing protein FhaB/FipA: MDSIVLLSFRIALLVLLWFFIFMAMRTMRRDVNAAAGVSPRRSKGKGGVAASAAAPPPAPPRKRGEQARALSIVDGPLKGSHMEITSLQDVVMGRSPDCTFVLGDDYASGRHARLFRRGNDWFVEDLDSRNGTFVGGNRIDQPERVEVGSDIKLGRTTVRLVP; encoded by the coding sequence ATGGATTCTATTGTGCTGCTGTCATTCCGGATCGCACTGCTCGTGCTGCTGTGGTTCTTCATTTTCATGGCCATGCGCACCATGCGCCGGGACGTCAATGCCGCAGCCGGGGTTTCTCCGCGCCGGTCCAAGGGTAAGGGTGGTGTCGCCGCTTCCGCTGCTGCACCTCCCCCCGCCCCGCCCCGAAAGCGGGGTGAGCAGGCCCGGGCACTGTCCATCGTGGATGGCCCGTTGAAGGGCTCCCACATGGAGATCACCTCCCTGCAGGATGTGGTAATGGGCCGCAGCCCGGACTGCACCTTCGTGCTGGGTGATGATTATGCCTCCGGGCGTCATGCCCGGCTCTTCCGTCGTGGCAATGACTGGTTCGTGGAGGACCTGGATTCCCGCAACGGCACCTTCGTCGGCGGGAACCGGATCGATCAGCCGGAACGTGTTGAGGTCGGCAGCGACATCAAGCTAGGTAGAACAACTGTGAGGCTGGTTCCGTGA
- a CDS encoding IS5 family transposase has protein sequence MPALPSFIMNPLFDQFAALIPTREISHPWGCHRPRIADRIVFDKLIQVLVLGASYAKIADSPCSATTLRTRRDEWIAAGIFTQLEQLCLEFYDRIVGLDLENVSVDGCIVKAPCGGEVAGRSPVDRGKQGTKRSLLVDGNGIPLGCVLIGANRHDSPLLRPTLEKLGRFEFYLPEEITVHLDAGYDSNKTRTLLTELGCDWVISKKGEPLQAGARWVVERTNSWHNRGFKKLLICTERRARVVEAFIALANAIIIIRRLVREAWTTHRWDTRPARRP, from the coding sequence GTGCCTGCCCTTCCATCATTCATCATGAACCCCCTCTTCGACCAGTTCGCCGCGCTGATCCCCACCCGGGAAATATCTCATCCGTGGGGATGCCACCGGCCGAGGATCGCGGACCGGATCGTCTTCGACAAGCTCATCCAGGTCCTCGTCCTCGGCGCCTCGTACGCCAAGATCGCCGATTCCCCCTGTTCGGCCACCACGCTGCGTACCCGTCGGGATGAGTGGATCGCCGCCGGGATCTTCACCCAACTGGAGCAGCTGTGCCTGGAGTTCTACGACCGGATCGTCGGACTCGACCTGGAGAACGTGAGCGTGGACGGATGCATCGTCAAGGCCCCCTGCGGTGGGGAAGTCGCCGGCAGATCCCCGGTTGACCGGGGCAAACAGGGCACCAAACGCTCGTTGTTGGTCGACGGCAACGGTATCCCGCTGGGGTGTGTGCTCATCGGGGCGAACCGCCATGACTCCCCGTTGTTGCGTCCGACGTTGGAAAAGCTCGGCCGGTTCGAGTTTTACCTGCCCGAGGAGATCACGGTGCATCTGGACGCCGGCTACGACTCGAACAAGACCCGGACCCTGCTCACCGAACTCGGCTGCGACTGGGTCATCAGTAAGAAAGGCGAGCCCTTACAGGCCGGTGCCCGATGGGTCGTCGAGCGGACGAACTCCTGGCACAACCGGGGGTTCAAGAAACTCCTGATCTGCACCGAGCGTCGTGCCCGGGTCGTGGAGGCGTTTATCGCCCTGGCGAACGCGATTATCATCATCCGTCGGCTGGTCCGGGAAGCGTGGACGACCCACCGCTGGGATACCCGACCTGCCCGACGACCATGA
- a CDS encoding FtsW/RodA/SpoVE family cell cycle protein, which yields MSVFKKIALRRTEMLLLILAAVIVAAALINLELSQGNALSTEILWLIGGFIVVFTLAHLALCLRAHHADQVILPVVALLNGLGLVMVYRLDLATGNTMATRQVMWTLVAIILLIGVLVIVKDHRTLGRYSYLLGLVGLVLLALPLVWPTQMNADARIWISIGPFSVQPGEFSKILLLLFFAQLLVNKRALFTVAGYRIFGMEFPRLRDLAPILAVWAVAILIMAISNDFGPALLLFTTVLGMLYLATGRTSWLLIGMVLVAVGAVGIYTISSKIQERVNNFMDPVANYDTTGYQLSQALFGMSWGGLTGTGLGQGYPEQVPVAHSDFILAAVGEELGLIGLAAVLILFAVLVSRGFRAALTVKDSYGKLLASGLSLTVAIQVFVVVAGVTALMPMTGLTTPFMSQGGSSLMANYILVGLLLRISHSARTPAEELTVPQVPTGNSALAAQSYGPDEPETGFFQQVPDVSPQSRHAGPGQQNGQVS from the coding sequence ATGAGTGTTTTCAAGAAAATCGCCCTGCGGCGCACCGAGATGCTGCTGCTGATCCTGGCCGCGGTGATCGTCGCTGCCGCCCTGATCAACCTGGAACTGTCCCAGGGCAATGCCCTGAGCACCGAGATCCTCTGGCTCATCGGTGGTTTCATCGTGGTGTTCACCCTCGCACACCTGGCATTGTGCCTGCGGGCCCATCATGCCGACCAGGTGATTCTGCCGGTGGTGGCACTGCTCAATGGCCTGGGCCTGGTGATGGTCTACCGCCTGGACCTGGCCACGGGCAACACCATGGCCACCCGTCAGGTGATGTGGACCCTGGTGGCCATCATCCTGCTGATCGGGGTGCTGGTGATTGTCAAGGACCACCGGACACTGGGCCGTTATAGCTACCTGCTGGGACTGGTGGGTCTGGTGCTCCTGGCACTGCCCCTGGTCTGGCCCACCCAGATGAATGCGGACGCCCGCATCTGGATCTCCATCGGCCCCTTCTCGGTGCAGCCCGGTGAGTTCTCCAAGATCCTGCTGCTGCTTTTCTTCGCCCAGCTGCTGGTGAATAAGCGGGCCCTGTTCACGGTGGCCGGCTACCGGATCTTCGGCATGGAGTTCCCCCGCCTGCGTGACCTCGCCCCGATCCTCGCGGTCTGGGCGGTGGCCATCCTGATCATGGCGATCTCCAATGACTTCGGCCCGGCGCTGCTACTGTTCACCACGGTGCTCGGCATGCTCTACCTGGCCACCGGACGCACCTCCTGGCTGCTCATCGGCATGGTGCTGGTCGCCGTCGGTGCGGTCGGTATCTACACCATCTCCAGCAAGATCCAGGAGCGGGTGAACAACTTCATGGACCCCGTCGCCAACTATGACACCACCGGTTATCAGCTGAGCCAGGCCCTGTTCGGCATGTCCTGGGGCGGGCTCACCGGTACTGGTCTGGGCCAGGGTTATCCCGAGCAGGTGCCGGTGGCACACTCGGACTTCATTCTCGCCGCCGTCGGTGAGGAGCTGGGCCTGATCGGTCTGGCGGCTGTCCTGATCCTCTTCGCGGTCCTGGTGTCCCGGGGTTTCCGGGCGGCCCTGACGGTGAAGGATTCCTATGGCAAGCTGCTGGCCTCCGGGCTTTCCCTCACGGTGGCGATCCAGGTGTTCGTGGTCGTCGCCGGCGTCACCGCCCTGATGCCGATGACCGGCCTGACCACCCCCTTCATGTCCCAGGGTGGTTCCTCCCTGATGGCGAACTACATTCTGGTGGGTCTGCTGCTGCGGATCTCCCATTCCGCCCGCACTCCCGCCGAGGAATTGACTGTCCCCCAGGTGCCCACCGGCAATTCGGCACTGGCGGCCCAGTCCTATGGTCCGGATGAGCCGGAGACCGGTTTCTTCCAGCAGGTTCCCGACGTGTCTCCACAGTCCCGGCATGCCGGTCCCGGGCAACAGAACGGGCAGGTGAGCTAG
- the mhpA gene encoding bifunctional 3-(3-hydroxy-phenyl)propionate/3-hydroxycinnamic acid hydroxylase MhpA gives MSSQLPDTQDYDYDVVIVGYGPSGVTAANFLGQYGISTGVFERAVDIYSRARAVTMDDYTMRLFQQAGLDHKLMADMDPRSILRWKTYDGHEFLRVSSPDTTYGHPANSQIFQPRVEKTLREGVGRYTDSVDVHFNHEFVDITQDSDGVGLTIRDHTTNTTREVRAKYVLACDGGSSRVRSLLKMELRGKSKPTEWVIVDAKVKSWWPERDLLTFWSDPDRPVVDMPLALGHHRWELPLRSHEKREDFESREALWELLAPFGVTDEQVEILQHAFYTHHVLMADRWRKDRVFLVGDAAHMMPPWAGQGMQSGVRDAHNISWKLRLVLEGRAPDGLLDLYQAEREPHVREMTKLAEMLGFFIEEPNPTKVAIRNRALPVLQKLPGIGPVIKEFRFKPAPTVKKGFINGHVGRGTAVGRMIPQPTVATRNAHQSLLDDFLGDGFAILGFDTDPREKLTDAQITSWETLGATFRTVRSTTHAPHTDDDLIDFTNVLMPWARKHRVSVVVLRPDRFVMATDRTGLDIPRLAGTYVQSPVTAPAA, from the coding sequence ATGAGCAGTCAACTCCCCGACACTCAGGATTATGACTACGACGTGGTGATCGTCGGTTATGGACCCAGTGGCGTCACCGCAGCCAACTTCCTCGGCCAATACGGCATCTCCACCGGCGTCTTTGAACGCGCCGTGGATATCTATTCCCGGGCACGGGCTGTGACCATGGACGATTACACCATGCGCCTGTTCCAACAGGCCGGGTTGGATCACAAGCTCATGGCCGACATGGACCCCCGCAGCATCCTGCGCTGGAAGACTTATGACGGACATGAGTTCCTGCGCGTCTCTTCCCCCGACACCACCTATGGCCATCCCGCCAACTCCCAGATTTTCCAGCCCAGGGTGGAAAAGACCCTGCGCGAAGGAGTCGGGCGGTACACGGACAGTGTCGACGTCCACTTCAATCACGAGTTCGTCGACATCACCCAGGACTCAGACGGTGTGGGTCTCACCATCCGGGACCACACCACCAACACCACCCGAGAGGTACGCGCCAAATACGTCCTCGCCTGCGACGGTGGCAGCAGCCGGGTGCGTTCGCTCCTGAAGATGGAACTGCGCGGAAAATCCAAGCCCACCGAGTGGGTGATCGTCGACGCCAAGGTCAAAAGCTGGTGGCCTGAACGTGACCTGCTCACCTTCTGGTCCGACCCCGATCGACCCGTGGTGGACATGCCCCTGGCACTGGGCCATCACCGGTGGGAACTCCCCCTGCGGTCCCATGAAAAACGCGAGGACTTCGAGAGCCGCGAAGCCCTGTGGGAGTTGCTGGCACCCTTCGGAGTCACCGACGAGCAGGTGGAGATCCTGCAGCACGCCTTCTATACCCATCATGTGCTCATGGCCGACCGGTGGCGGAAGGACCGGGTATTTCTCGTCGGCGACGCCGCCCACATGATGCCTCCCTGGGCCGGCCAGGGCATGCAGTCCGGGGTCCGGGACGCCCACAATATCTCCTGGAAGCTGCGCCTGGTGCTGGAGGGACGCGCCCCGGACGGACTACTCGACCTCTACCAGGCCGAGCGGGAGCCGCATGTACGCGAGATGACCAAACTGGCCGAAATGCTGGGATTTTTCATCGAGGAACCCAACCCAACGAAGGTGGCCATCCGGAATCGGGCACTGCCGGTGCTGCAGAAACTTCCCGGGATCGGCCCCGTCATCAAAGAATTCAGGTTCAAGCCGGCGCCCACCGTTAAAAAGGGCTTTATCAACGGCCATGTTGGTCGTGGCACGGCGGTCGGGCGGATGATCCCCCAGCCCACGGTGGCCACCCGCAATGCCCATCAGAGCCTGCTGGATGATTTTCTCGGCGACGGATTCGCCATTCTGGGCTTTGATACCGATCCCCGGGAGAAGTTGACCGACGCCCAAATTACCTCCTGGGAGACCCTGGGTGCCACGTTCCGGACGGTACGCTCGACCACCCACGCACCGCACACCGATGACGACCTCATAGATTTCACGAACGTGCTGATGCCCTGGGCCAGGAAACACCGGGTTTCTGTGGTGGTGTTGCGCCCCGACCGGTTCGTCATGGCCACCGACCGCACCGGTCTTGATATCCCGCGCCTTGCGGGGACGTATGTGCAATCACCGGTGACCGCACCTGCCGCGTAG
- a CDS encoding prevent-host-death protein, with protein sequence MPITADRPNRTRRSSDLSKHSAEVFAEAENHPVTVTRRDGEALVLMSQREADGRARLLEFAAQLITVAIEDHGTLAERMAKAFPWMLALSPADRESCAQDLVDAARASFSTEQPHLALAELTSWKETATALAAGLGSTDLEWLDDNETVERP encoded by the coding sequence ATGCCCATCACAGCTGATCGCCCCAACCGCACACGGCGCTCCTCGGATCTGAGCAAGCACTCGGCCGAGGTCTTCGCCGAGGCCGAGAACCATCCCGTCACGGTGACACGCCGCGACGGCGAAGCACTGGTGTTGATGTCGCAGCGCGAGGCCGACGGCCGTGCGCGTCTCCTTGAATTCGCCGCGCAGCTGATCACCGTCGCTATCGAGGACCACGGGACGCTCGCCGAGCGCATGGCGAAGGCTTTCCCCTGGATGCTCGCGCTGTCCCCGGCAGACCGTGAATCCTGTGCACAAGACCTCGTTGACGCCGCACGCGCCTCGTTCTCCACCGAACAACCTCACCTGGCGCTGGCCGAGCTGACCTCCTGGAAGGAGACGGCCACGGCCCTCGCTGCCGGACTGGGCAGCACCGACCTCGAGTGGCTCGATGACAACGAGACCGTAGAGCGCCCCTAG
- a CDS encoding penicillin-binding transpeptidase domain-containing protein — MNRSIRFVSIFALILTLVLLVNITVVQAFRTDEYADNALNHRGFLEMQTQPRGQITAGGQVLASSWQDEGDIFHRTYDAGRPEVWGPIVGYLSDIYGAAGLEASQNDILNGTDSSLATARWLDTLTGAENKGANVETTLIPAVQEAAYDALTRNGYQGAVVAMRPSTGEILGLASTPGYDPNGLVNPETAQDTWSALNNDPDNPLINNATQDTLPPGSIFKIITTAAGLENGYGPGSPLTGASAITLPGTTTQLTNYAGQSCAGGGQVTLETAFALSCNTAFAEMSVAVGADEMQETAAAFGVGEQYNLGIPTSPGALGEVPDDAALAQTSIGQRDVTMSALQAAVMASVVANDGVRMAPYLLSRVTGSDLQELRSTDPEEMNRAIEEETATTLKNLMLASERNTSGYNGQDIASKTGTAEHGEDAAPHTWYVAFGPSEDADVAVAVVVKDGGGQGSSATGGSVASPIGREVLNVALNNLPRE; from the coding sequence ATGAATCGTTCCATTCGTTTTGTTTCCATTTTCGCCCTGATCCTGACCCTGGTGCTGCTGGTGAATATCACTGTGGTGCAGGCTTTCCGTACGGATGAGTATGCCGATAATGCTTTGAATCATCGTGGGTTCCTGGAGATGCAGACTCAGCCGCGGGGTCAGATCACCGCGGGTGGTCAGGTGTTGGCTTCTTCCTGGCAGGATGAGGGTGATATTTTCCACCGCACCTATGATGCGGGCCGCCCTGAGGTGTGGGGTCCGATCGTCGGTTATCTCTCCGATATTTATGGGGCCGCGGGTCTGGAGGCCAGCCAGAATGACATTCTCAATGGCACTGATTCTTCCCTGGCCACTGCACGTTGGTTGGATACTTTGACGGGTGCGGAGAATAAGGGCGCCAATGTGGAGACCACGTTGATTCCGGCGGTGCAGGAGGCGGCCTATGACGCCCTGACCCGTAATGGTTATCAGGGGGCGGTGGTTGCGATGCGGCCCTCCACCGGTGAGATCCTCGGCCTGGCCTCCACCCCGGGTTATGACCCGAATGGGCTGGTTAATCCGGAAACCGCTCAGGACACCTGGTCGGCGTTGAATAATGATCCGGATAATCCGCTGATCAACAATGCCACCCAGGACACCCTGCCGCCGGGTTCGATCTTCAAGATCATCACCACCGCGGCCGGGCTGGAGAATGGTTATGGTCCGGGTTCTCCGCTGACCGGGGCTTCGGCGATCACTCTGCCGGGTACCACCACTCAGTTGACGAACTATGCCGGGCAGAGCTGTGCCGGTGGTGGCCAGGTCACCCTGGAGACAGCTTTCGCACTGTCCTGCAACACCGCTTTCGCTGAAATGTCGGTGGCGGTGGGTGCGGATGAGATGCAGGAGACCGCTGCTGCCTTCGGTGTGGGTGAGCAGTACAACCTGGGTATTCCCACCTCCCCCGGCGCGCTGGGTGAGGTGCCGGATGATGCGGCGTTGGCGCAGACCTCCATCGGTCAGCGTGATGTGACCATGTCGGCGTTGCAGGCCGCGGTGATGGCCTCGGTCGTCGCCAATGATGGGGTGCGGATGGCCCCCTATCTGTTGTCCCGGGTGACGGGTTCGGACCTGCAGGAACTGCGCAGCACTGATCCGGAGGAGATGAACCGGGCGATTGAGGAGGAGACGGCCACCACGCTGAAGAATCTGATGCTCGCCTCGGAGCGGAACACCTCCGGTTATAACGGTCAGGACATCGCCTCTAAGACGGGTACCGCCGAGCATGGTGAGGATGCCGCGCCGCACACCTGGTACGTGGCTTTCGGGCCGAGTGAGGATGCGGATGTCGCGGTCGCGGTCGTCGTCAAGGATGGCGGCGGTCAGGGCAGCAGCGCCACCGGTGGTTCGGTGGCTTCCCCGATCGGTCGCGAGGTTCTCAACGTGGCGTTGAATAACCTGCCCAGGGAGTGA